From the Synechococcus sp. KORDI-49 genome, the window TGGGTCGCCAGCAGATAGTCGACCTCTCCGCGCACAAAGGCGGAATAGCGGGAACGCATCAGCTGCTCTGCCGTCAGAGCCTGACGCTCGCCGCGGTGCATGGGGGCGCAGCAGCGCCCATAGCACCCTCCGCCGCAGGGACAGGGCTGCTGATCGCTGGCAGTGGCGTTGGCGAATCCTCCAGGCATCAGCGCAGCCGGGGCAGCGGCCGCTGCAGCGACACCGGGGCCAGCCCCTCCCGCAGGGCCAGCACCAATCCGGCCGCCTCGCTGTAGCTGGCGGCCGGCAGCACAGCCTCCGCCAGCCCCAGCGCCTGAGGGGTCACCGCCAGCACCGAGGGATTGGCCACCGCGATCACCGGAACGTTCCGCGCCACAGCGGCCAGCAGCGCCTCGCCGCCGAGCGCCCCTTCCGGCACCACCACCGCCCCCAGTTGATCGGCAGCCACCTGATCGGCCTGCCGGCAACCGGCCGCCGCCGTCAACCGATCCGTCACCAGATCCGGCGCCCGGCTCAGGCCCACCAGCACACAGGCCAGAAACGTGTACCCCAGCTCCTCCGCGGCGGCGCGGGGATCCAGATGCGGATCCAGAGGCAACGGCCCCAGGGCGGGTGCATGGGCGCAGGGGATCTGCAGGTGGCGCACCAGCAGATGGCTGATCACCGCTTCCGCTCCTGCCAGGGCATCCACGCCGCTCCCCTGGCGGTAGGCCGCCAGCTCAGCACTCTGCGGATCCTCGGGGAAACGGGCCACCACGGCGATCGCCGTCGCCCCGGCATC encodes:
- a CDS encoding DUF3326 domain-containing protein produces the protein MTAAPMPTLMLVPTGIGCAIGGYAGDALPSARLLAAASGCLITHPNVLNGASLYWSDPRIHYVEGYGLDRFAAGEWLLRPVRRQRIGLLLDAGIEPELAQRQIQVAEACRATLGLDIGPVLSTDVPLGVHLEQGASGASWGSLERPDALLRAGERLRDAGATAIAVVARFPEDPQSAELAAYRQGSGVDALAGAEAVISHLLVRHLQIPCAHAPALGPLPLDPHLDPRAAAEELGYTFLACVLVGLSRAPDLVTDRLTAAAGCRQADQVAADQLGAVVVPEGALGGEALLAAVARNVPVIAVANPSVLAVTPQALGLAEAVLPAASYSEAAGLVLALREGLAPVSLQRPLPRLR